A segment of the Rattus rattus isolate New Zealand chromosome 4, Rrattus_CSIRO_v1, whole genome shotgun sequence genome:
TTCCAGCTTCTACGACGCTCTGCCTAAATTAAAAAGCAACCAATCGGAACGGCCGGAAGGGGGGCCAGGCGTCCTAAGCCAGTCATTCCAGGCCTGCCAATCACTCAGCGGGTAACCAATCAGCAGGGGCCCTGGTGCTCGACTTCCTTGTATTTGGGAAAGTGTGGTGGTGGGTGCGCGCTTGCGGCGGAGGGTAAACATTCGACAGTCCCTGCtctgagagggagggacagagagcgAACTGTCAGATCCTAGCGGGAGCGGGCGCtcgagagagggagagagagagggagagagagagagggaaagtgagacagagagaaacagagagaacccGGGCGCAGAGCTAGCTCCGGCTGCAACTCTGCCCCGGCACTCCTGCTCCCGCGCCCGCCGTCGGGTACTCTAGGAGCGGTACAACGTGCCCACAGGAGTTGGTTGTGTATCAAGGATCCcctgtatgcacatacacatctcCACCTCCACCAAtgcactcttcttcctcctccttctccagacAACTGccggggaaaaaataaaacatcaaccCCAACCTTCAGCAGCAAGGTAAAAGAACAATtcgacatttttttttcctgttcaatTTTTGCCTTGTTAtatttgtttcctaatttctacCCAAAAGGAAAGATGTCGCACCAGACTGTGAGTGTTGCGAGGAAAATGAAAAGGGACGCTTGTTTCAGAAACATCCAAGAGCTCCTGCAATAACAACTTCAGAGAAATGCACCATCGCAAGAAGTTTtcctaggacaaaacaaaacttgaaaggagagaaccagaggGGGAGAACAGGAGCCAGCCTCCCCACTTCGCAGACGCGAGCCGCCAGCATCACCACGCCTGTAAGAACCGGAAAAGTTTTACTATAGTAAGGAGAAACAGTAAGATGTGTTGCTGAAGAACAGGGAAGACAGCGGACCAACAAGGAAAGGCCGGATTTCTGGCCACCCACAAtttggccaaggaagaaaggaaccGCTTCGTCCTTTGTTGTCTCCGGTAAAACCTTCGCTTAGCAGGTGGACAGAGCCCTGTGCCGGGGCAGAGTCCGCACCCGCCCGAGGACAGGAGCAGCAGCGGAGCCCCTGCTCCCGGAGAGAGCGCCCGAAGTACGGGTCCCCGCCCCAGTGGGCGAGCCTCGCTGGAGCCAGCCGATTGCTCCCGGCCAGGGGGGAGACCACGACCCCCCCTGAAGGGGCTGGCCACGGAGCTCGCCCGGAGAAGCGATCCCCCCTCCCCAGGGCACTGCTCCTGCtgcggcggctgctgctgctgaccgaGGCCAGTCGGCGACCCCCGCGCCTTGCCAAGCGGCCTTGCAGCTGCAGCCCCgggccgcggcggcggcggcggcggcggcaggggGCGGAGGCGgcggaggaggaggcggcggagAAGGCGGCGGGGCCGGCGGGGAccaggggggggaggaggagcggggggaggagggggaggcggggggggcggcggcggcggcggcggcggcggccgcggcggctgctgctgcggcggcggcggtggtggcggcggtggggTGGCGGGGAGCGGGCGGCATGGCCACGGCGGCTTTAACCCCTACCTGCCGGGGAACAGCCTGCTCGCGGCCGGATCCATTGTGCACTCGGACGCGGGGGGGCGGGGGCGGCGGggggcggcggcggtggcggcggcggggggggggcggcggcggcggcatgCAGCCAGGAAGCGCCGCCGTGACCTCAGGCGCCTACCGGGGATCCGTCCTCCGTCAAGATGGTCAGAGTGACTTCATGCAGGGGGCCATGGCCGCCAGCAACGGCGGCCATATGCTGAGCCACGCGCACCAGTGGGTCACCGCCCTGCCCCAcgctgccgccgctgccgccgctgctgccgccgccgccgtgGAAGCCAGCTCTCCGTGGTCGGGCAGCGCGGTGGGCATGGCCGGCAGCCCCCAGCAGCCACcacagccgccgccgccgccgccgcagggCCCTGACGTGAAGGGAGGCGCTGGACGCGAAGACCTGCACGCCGGCACAGCGCTGCACCACCGCGGACCGCCGCACCTCGGGCCCCCGCCGCCGCCCCCTCACCAGGGACACCCTGGAGGCTGGGGGGCCGCagccgccgctgccgctgccgccgccgccgccgctgccgccgctcACCTCCCGTCCATGGCGGGCGGCCAGCAGCCGCCGCCGCAGAGTCTGCTGTACTCGCAGCCCGGAGGCTTCACGGTGAACGGCATGCTGAGCGCGCCCCCGGGGCcaggcggtggcggcggcggagCGGGCGGTGGAGCCCAAAGCCTGGTTCACCCCGGGTTAGTGCGCGGGGACACGCCCGAGCTGGCGgagcatcatcaccaccatcaccaccacgcGCACCCGCACCCGCCGCACCCGCACCACGCGCAGGGACCCCCACATCACGGCGGCGGCGGAGCGGGGCCAGGACTCAACAGCCACGACCCGCACTCGGACGAGGACACGCCGACGTCTGACGACCTGGAGCAGTTCGCTAAGCAGTTCAAGCAGCGGCGCATCAAGCTGGGCTTCACCCAGGCGGACGTGGGGCTGGCTCTGGGCACTCTGTATGGCAATGTGTTCTCGCAGACCACCATCTGCCGCTTCGAGGCCCTGCAGCTCAGTTTCAAGAACATGTGCAAGCTCAAGCCGCTGCTGAACAAGTGGCTGGAGGAGGCCGACTCGAGCACCGGCAGCCCCACCAGCATTGACAAGATCGCAGCACAGGGCCGCAAGCGCAAGAAGCGGACCTCCATCGAGGTTAGCGTCAAAGGCGCGCTGGAGAGCCACTTCCTCAAGTGCCCTAAACCCTCGGCGCAGGAGATCACCAACTTGGCCGACAGCCTGCAGCTGGAAAAGGAGGTCGTGCGGGTCTGGTTCTGCAACCGACGCCAAAAGGAAAAACGCATGACGCCCCCTGGCATCCAGCAGCAGACGCCGGACGATGTCTACTCGCAGGTGGGGACCGTGAGCGCTGACACACCGCCACCGCACCACGGGCTGCAGACCAGCGTGCAGTGAATGCCGGGGCGCAGCGCGAAGTGGGCCGCCGCCACCACCTCCGCAGCCGCTGTCAGCACCGCCACGGTCACCGCCGCCGCCGTCTCTGAGCCGCCGCCGAGAACCaccgccgctgctgctgccgctgccgccgccaccgccgccgccgccgccgccgccgctgccgccgcgcAGACCCAACACCTGGCCAGTGCCAGGGTGACCAGGCCTCCTCCCCTCCGCCCAAAGACAGGCGTGCCACGGCCCTAGGAGGGGGGACAGCTGGAGACCGATGAGACTCTTTCTGAAGTCCAAGGAAGGAGGGaccaaaaacaaatttttaagcATAATAAATACCAAGActgttttatatgcatatataacaaacaaaaccggaagaggaaaagggaggaacaAGGACATCTCGTTTATACTGTGGTGgtgttttgttcctgttttgaAAGAAGGGTGAAGACGCCTAACGCACCAAAACTGCACACTTGAGGTACTGTCCACACCGAGATGTCCTGCTCGGCGACAGTGGAGAACACCTGCCTCTGAGATAAGAGAGACCCCCTCCCCGTTCTTCCACTTCTTCCAAAAGGGCTGCCTAAAAGATCCATGGAAACTTTTCTTTACTGGGAGCGACCTGAAAAGAAAGACGCACCAGGTTTCCTGCAGGTCTGACTCTGCTCCTCGACAGTGTTTTTCTTGGCCATATTCAAGTCTTTGGGGAACAAATAAATCAACTaagaaatgggaaggaaggagaaacagagtcTGGGGGGGAAAGATTCACAGCTTCTGAAGTTAACAGACTGAACAGGAAAGCCAAAAGAAAGCATCCTTGCCGTAAACTTGGAAATAAAAGCATCGCGAAAGAGCCAAGGCTGGGCGAGGCTGAAGGGTAGGTATGTCCAGCCGCAATCCGCTAGCGGGAGAGGGCACAACAGCGGGGCCAGGGCCCAGCCTTTGAGACCGCCCAGAAGGGCCAGGCCTCCGCCACGCCACCGAACCCGGGCTTTGCCGACTGCCGCTCGGGGTGGACCATGCCTAAAGATTCCGCcgctaatattttttttattaacattttttattttttatttctggacTGACTCCGATAAAAGGGTGTGGAAAGACAGCACCAACCGCGCACTTCCCTTGACTTCTGCCCTCGATCCGTTGCCAACTTTGATTGAATGGGTGCTGCGGATGTGATTATGTAATACTGCCATTTCCAAGCAGTGTTTTTGGTAGGTTTTAATAAACAGACTTTTCAAATGACGGCAATATAGAATCGTTAGATCCGTTGTTGAtctaaaaatatttgctttatattttcattaaatgacttcttttaatattttattcaaaatacttATGAACTGCTGCAAAACGGTAATTTATTTTTCCCCAGATCTTGTATTACGTGTTTTTTTCAGACGAgcacaaatcaaaatgaaatgaaaatatggaCAGTTGTTAGGTAATAAGGGTATCTTTTGATGTGATCATTTGATTGTAATTTAATTTGAGTAGTGATTCCGTAAGAGCTgattgagaaaataaatttgttaGAATGAAATGGTCTGTGTCTGATGCATAAACACTGTGTGGGAAGAAAAGAGttctctagaaaatatttttttactaaTGCAGATCCTTAAGTCATAGCATTAAGAGAGCGGATCTTCCCCACGGAAAGGTATGTTTGAAACCTCCAGAACAGGATAGGGTTGCTAAAATATCTGTGCTTTTAGCAATAGTGGTTATTCACTCCTTGTTGGTCCATAAATTTCACAATATTCTCCTTACCCTCAGTTTCAATGGGTGTCTCTAGTGCTTTTGCTGAGTGATCTATAAATTCTAGTCATTTTCTTGAAAGTACCTGTGTTTTGCTACATCACCAGTGAAAATATGCCCACCTTTCAGTAAATACAGTTCCTCTTAGGTCAgcctctctttttttaatctctctgccttccaatatatccctggtttgtttttgtttttgttgttgttgttgttgtttctttcttcatttcttttctttcttgcttgcttttctttctttccccctttgtgGATCAATAGTTGCGAAGGGTAGCTTATAAATTTATGAAGTATTTTGATATCAATGACTCCCCAGCCATACCTATGTGTGATTAAAGTTCAATTATTAAGCCtacatttgctttttctttcttatagttCTTTCCTGAAAGAGGACGGTGCTGAGCCCTGCTTTGCTCTGTCCAGAGACTGTTCCCAGCTCAAACTGGAGGCTGCCCAGTTCTGTGGTTTGATCCTTCAGAAGTATAATTCTTCACCTTTTTTTCAGATGCTGAGGCTTTAGCTATCTAGGTCACTTTTTAGCTAAGACCCTGCAGGATGGTCACATTTATCAAGTTAATGCACCCATATTTACAAGAGGGAAATACAACACCTCAGCTTGTAAGTGCTAAAGAGGAGAAAGGCTCTGATTGGTTGAGTCCttgtattgtatgtatgttttttaaaatacttaggtGGTCAAAGAATGATTCGACGTAGGAGTTTTCCCCAATCTCAGCTACCATTCACCTTTCGCCTAATTTTGTTACCTTCAAAggttcccccctccccaaatatAGATTCGATACCAGGGTTAAAAAAATTCTGGGAAACTGAGGACATGGAATAGTTATTTCTCCCAGACAGACCCAAGAGCACAAATCAAGCCCAGCTAGATGTGTTTGAGTTGCATTATTTTAGACACCAACTTGTAGTAAAAATCACTAGCATTCTGATTCAAGAAATCTGAAACAGGCCATATTTATTAAGCAGAGAGAAGTGAAGGGGAAgaatccacattttctttttctctttgctctcgttctctgtttcttctgttatTGTTATCACTTTTCCTGGAGTTGGGGTAGGACGAGAGTcatcatctttttgtttgtttgttgttgtgttttgttgttgtggtggtagtggtggttgttTGAGGGACTCTGCAGGTAAGCCAAGAAGGCCTCACTGGAAGCTAGGAATGAGCCAGGTTGTCTGTATATGAAGGGTGTACACCACTGGCGTGTGAGAGGAatcttggtgggttttgttttgtttttgtttttgtttttatagttttttgtttgtttgtttgtgtttttaggggatgggttttttattattttatttttgtgggtttttgtttgtttgtttgcttgcttgcgtgttttgttttgctttgttttcatgctGGGATAGTGGTGCCTACTAGGTATTAGGTATGGAACGGGTCTGTTTTAAATGCCAGGAGGTATCTGCTTACTTGATTTAGCTCATGACAAAAGAGCTAATGTTAGATTTTACACTGTCTTTCTATTAAAAAGCAACCTTTGGAAGAAACCCTGATTTATGGGTAGCAGAGTAAGTTTTGATGGAAGAAGCTGGGCAAACCAAGGCAGTTTTGTTTGTCACTGTGTGTTTTGTAAAGTGAGCTGAGACTtgcactttttgttttaaagtcaatCCTTTGAAtgtatttacaaaatgaaattcatGGGTGAAacacagtgggagaagatatgAGAGGTTTTGTGCTAAGGCTCATGTTGTCACgcatgtaaataatgaaaatattgttgTATATCACCAGGTCCTTTTAAATGAATTTGGTCATTGTGTTCTGACGAAGCACAAATGCCTTGTGCTTCATAAACTGCCCATCTGTTTCTTCCATTTCAGCCCACCCCGTCCTCCCCCTCCAACCCAAAGGAAAGTGACAAAGTTCTGGTCCATCAGCTTGGCCACTTTCAAACTAGGCCCATTTGTAGTTTACAGTAGAGTGTGGCTCTTAAGCCACTTTCCAAGCCTCGATCACCCCATCCACCCAATCACCTTCCCCTGACAAGTCTGTACAATAAATAATTCAAggtgtatttaaaatattagtcACTTCGCTGTTGTCGCTCTGCGTTTTTCCTCCTTAGTGTTAGCCAAGggttattcctctctctctctctctctctctctctctctctctctctctctcaaactagAACTCTCCATTATTGATCTTAGAgattccctctgcttcctcctggcCTCCAGTGTTTGCTCATTACCATGCTCATGATCTGGTTTTGTATGAATGGTTTTCAACATTCAGAGAATAATTGGTTCTTATATCAAATGCAGTATATACTATTCATAGTTTTATCAATAagtgtaatattttaaataattttaacaattaaatttgttttttaaattatatatttgtaaagTATTTATCCTGTTGGAAGCAACAATATATTGTTGtatttattcgtttatttttataataaatgatCAACCTCTTCAAGCTAAATCAAAAATGACACTTTTATATATCTATACAAAATGCATTTAAAGAGATGGGCAAATATGCACCAATTTGTATGTAAATATAGCAAGAGCCTACAATAACTTGTAACTTACGGAACTAAATTGAAGGAAGAAATATTCTCTCCACATGGAGTTTAGTTTGCCCAAGTTCCAGGGTAATTAATCAACTGTAAAATAAATGCAACAGGTACCTGCACTAGATATAGACCTGAAACTAGTTACTTAGGATGCGGTCCTGCTGTTTCTCACCGTTaagatggaaagatgttttttaaaaaaaaataccctgttCTTTCCTGAAATGCACAGGACCAGCTCTATGGATCTTACAGCAGATGCTTCAATGCAAAAAACCCATACCTGGCTGTGCTTGTGTTTCTGTgctggggaagaagggaagggccCCTGAGAATTCGAGTCTTTCGGTGACATCTTTCAGGTGATACAGTGGAAAAGAGCAGTGCTAGGtttaacagcaacagcaacaacaaaatgtttaaaCCCTTTTAAAGCACTGAGACTGGAAGCCCCCCTTCTCCAGGTCCCGCCGCAGAGGACAGAAGTAATCAGTGCAGGTGTTGTTGTTAGCAGTGGTGCGTGAGAGAGCGGAGGGCCCCCTGCTTCCCGGACCAGCCAGCTCGCTTGGCGTTCAGTTGCTTTGCTTGGATGGCCATTTCAATTCCTCGGGGCTCCTAGTCCCAGGGCCTGAAGGTCACCCATGTGACCTCCTGGCTGCGGGAGCCCCAGGATAGGCTTGATCTTGATTTCAATAAGGAAATCAGAGGGCCCTGTGTTTAcctcctgaactttccagcctagGAAAGGAATTAGCTAGGGGTCTGGAAGAGCGAGGGTGGGGGAGGCGGAGATAGCAAGAGGGGTACTTGTGTAATCAGATTCTTTGATTTTGTTAGCCTGGCTCATGGCCTATTAATTAGATTACTCTGTCTTTCATTCTTGATTTCACATCCGTGTTTGTTCCTGTATCCTAAAATGTGGGCGCGAGCTTGGCGAGCAGGAGCCTATGATGTCACTGCCGGCCAGCAGCGGCAGCCTGGCCTTCTGGTGGGTTGTGGGCTGCGTTCTTGATGAGCCCGCTTTTCCTCGAGGAAGAGTG
Coding sequences within it:
- the Pou3f3 gene encoding POU domain, class 3, transcription factor 3; protein product: MQPGSAAVTSGAYRGSVLRQDGQSDFMQGAMAASNGGHMLSHAHQWVTALPHAAAAAAAAAAAAVEASSPWSGSAVGMAGSPQQPPQPPPPPPQGPDVKGGAGREDLHAGTALHHRGPPHLGPPPPPPHQGHPGGWGAAAAAAAAAAAAAAAAHLPSMAGGQQPPPQSLLYSQPGGFTVNGMLSAPPGPGGGGGGAGGGAQSLVHPGLVRGDTPELAEHHHHHHHHAHPHPPHPHHAQGPPHHGGGGAGPGLNSHDPHSDEDTPTSDDLEQFAKQFKQRRIKLGFTQADVGLALGTLYGNVFSQTTICRFEALQLSFKNMCKLKPLLNKWLEEADSSTGSPTSIDKIAAQGRKRKKRTSIEVSVKGALESHFLKCPKPSAQEITNLADSLQLEKEVVRVWFCNRRQKEKRMTPPGIQQQTPDDVYSQVGTVSADTPPPHHGLQTSVQ